From uncultured Roseateles sp., the proteins below share one genomic window:
- a CDS encoding ankyrin repeat domain-containing protein, translated as MKIHVMSAWTLLALEALFVLSLALQRNMGDDAAGRGMATGFAMLLAPIVLGAAALLWWGSRGGPAVAWWLGFCIVASPLAYTAVNFSTGMLKKIDRGLWRAQQGRFDDARLTELAQAIDAQDIAAMQPLLAAGPIDWAARDRWGRTLLGHAIDRALSEDIKTDRTEFVRLLLEAGAPAAANVLVAEAGMASTSAHNLVYHLYGVHNPNAMAVLDLVLAAGASADTVDEDGRPIYFSTYTGLPALEILARHGADFTRLDPRSDRLQHNALMSAVSMQMWAAARFFLLQGLSPDYMAPDGQSMRSLLAEADPPGSSYYGEDEIAHTAFIAELRQHPPPPGRPSAVDPGSHGAGAAATGG; from the coding sequence ATGAAAATTCACGTCATGTCCGCCTGGACCCTGCTGGCGCTGGAGGCGCTGTTCGTGCTGTCGCTCGCGCTGCAGAGGAATATGGGTGACGATGCGGCCGGCCGCGGCATGGCCACCGGCTTTGCGATGCTGCTCGCCCCCATCGTGCTGGGCGCCGCGGCCCTGCTCTGGTGGGGCAGCCGCGGCGGACCGGCCGTGGCCTGGTGGCTGGGTTTTTGCATCGTCGCCTCGCCTCTGGCCTACACCGCCGTCAATTTCTCGACCGGCATGCTGAAGAAGATCGACCGCGGCCTCTGGCGCGCCCAGCAGGGTCGTTTCGACGACGCCCGACTGACCGAGCTGGCCCAGGCGATCGATGCCCAGGACATCGCGGCCATGCAGCCCCTGCTGGCCGCCGGCCCGATCGACTGGGCCGCACGCGACCGCTGGGGCCGCACCCTGCTCGGCCACGCCATCGATCGGGCGCTGTCCGAGGACATCAAGACCGACCGCACCGAGTTCGTGCGGCTGCTGCTCGAGGCTGGCGCACCGGCGGCGGCCAATGTGCTCGTCGCCGAGGCGGGCATGGCCTCGACCAGCGCCCACAACCTCGTCTACCACCTGTACGGCGTGCACAACCCGAATGCCATGGCCGTGCTGGATCTGGTGCTGGCCGCGGGGGCCAGCGCGGACACCGTGGACGAAGATGGGCGGCCGATCTACTTCTCCACCTACACCGGGTTGCCCGCACTGGAGATCCTGGCCCGGCACGGCGCCGACTTCACGCGCCTGGACCCGCGCAGCGACCGCCTGCAGCACAACGCACTGATGAGTGCGGTATCGATGCAGATGTGGGCCGCGGCGCGCTTCTTCCTGTTGCAGGGCTTGTCACCCGACTACATGGCGCCCGACGGGCAGAGCATGCGCAGCCTGCTTGCCGAGGCCGACCCGCCCGGCAGCAGCTACTACGGCGAGGACGAGATCGCCCACACGGCCTTCATCGCCGAATTGCGCCAACACCCGCCGCCCCCAGGCCGGCCATCAGCTGTCGACCCTGGAAGCCACGGCGCTGGCGCCGCAGCAACTGGAGGATAG
- a CDS encoding carotenoid 1,2-hydratase, with the protein MRRRDSLLALGALALSRASGAAALSVTPRALRFPADFGAHPDTRIEWWYLTGALSPSSSKGPTYGFQLTFFRVRTAVDPAHPSRFAAKQLLMAHAALTDLSARTLRHDQALARSGFGLAEAGEQDTDVVLHGWRLHRDPENGYRAELRSERANFALALDLKPSQPVLLQGQAGYSRKGPEPGAASHYYSEPQLQLAGELTVDGKRLPVQGRAWLDHEWSNQLLGSGPASAIGWDWTGINLLDGGALTLFRLRRADGSVHWAGGSYRAPGQTQGRDFAPTEVSLQPGRIWKSARTGAAYPVSWRLGTPIGSFELRALLDDQELDARGSTGTVYWEGLSELLDGTGQRAGLGYLEMTGYAGPLRLG; encoded by the coding sequence ATGCGACGCCGTGACAGTCTGTTGGCGTTGGGCGCGCTCGCGCTGAGCCGGGCGTCGGGTGCCGCGGCGCTGAGCGTGACACCGCGTGCACTGCGCTTCCCAGCCGATTTCGGCGCCCATCCCGACACGCGCATCGAGTGGTGGTATCTGACCGGCGCGCTCTCGCCCAGCTCCAGCAAAGGCCCCACCTACGGCTTCCAGCTGACCTTCTTCCGGGTACGCACCGCCGTTGACCCGGCCCACCCCAGCCGCTTTGCCGCCAAGCAGCTGCTGATGGCCCATGCCGCGCTGACCGATCTGTCGGCCAGGACCTTGCGCCACGACCAGGCACTGGCCCGCAGTGGCTTCGGCCTGGCCGAGGCCGGCGAGCAAGACACCGATGTGGTGTTGCACGGTTGGCGCCTGCACCGTGACCCCGAGAACGGATACCGTGCCGAGCTGCGCAGCGAGCGGGCCAATTTCGCCCTGGCGCTGGACTTGAAACCCAGCCAGCCGGTGCTGCTGCAAGGCCAGGCCGGTTACTCGCGCAAAGGTCCGGAGCCGGGTGCAGCCAGCCACTATTACAGCGAGCCACAGCTGCAGCTGGCGGGCGAGCTGACGGTGGATGGCAAACGCCTGCCGGTGCAGGGCCGGGCCTGGCTGGACCATGAGTGGAGCAATCAGCTGCTGGGCAGCGGGCCGGCCAGTGCCATCGGCTGGGACTGGACCGGCATCAATCTGCTGGACGGCGGCGCGCTGACACTGTTCCGCCTGCGTCGCGCCGACGGCAGCGTGCACTGGGCCGGCGGCAGCTACCGGGCGCCGGGCCAGACGCAAGGCCGCGACTTCGCGCCGACCGAGGTCAGCCTGCAGCCCGGCCGCATCTGGAAGAGCGCCCGCACCGGCGCCGCCTATCCGGTCAGCTGGCGCCTGGGTACGCCCATAGGCAGCTTCGAGCTGCGCGCCCTGCTCGACGACCAGGAGCTCGATGCCCGCGGCAGCACCGGCACCGTCTACTGGGAGGGTCTCTCGGAGCTGCTCGATGGCACCGGGCAGCGCGCAGGCCTGGGCTATCTGGAAATGACCGGCTATGCCGGCCCGCTGAGACTGGGCTGA
- the mutL gene encoding DNA mismatch repair endonuclease MutL codes for MNDVSSPLRRVIRELPDELISQIAAGEVVERPASVVRELVDNALDAGATQISLKLQAGGIRSIVVEDDGAGIPVEELPLALRRHATSKIGSLDDLEHVATMGFRGEALAAISSVAEMAIASRTAQDAHASRLDARSGELSPSARAVGTSVEVRELFFNTPARRKFLKSESTELAHCVDAVRRHALARPDVSFAVWHEGKLVEQWRAASSQQRVKDVLGNDFEASSRELMLERGPMRVFGRAGLPEASRSRADMQYVYVNGRFVRDKLIAHGIRSAYEDVLHGNRQPAYVLFIDIAPELVDVNVHPTKIEVRFRDGREVHQQVRHSVTQALALSRAPAADAAAPEQAAFAAPAPAQWNVAERAPQHWGASATQAALGLADLATLYGQQQAPIPVARPRADEDEVQRPPTLPSHAPSPALASAAEGSWPLGRAIAQIGGVFVLAENAQGLVIVDMHAAHERVVYERLKASLGAAQIESQPLLIPVSFAATPQEIATAEAHADSLLRLGLDVAPLSSKALAVRARPAALAGGDVVELARSVLAELSQFDASHAIERAQHEILATMACHGAVRANRHLTLDEMNGLLRDMERTERADQCNHGRPTWRQLTMKELDGLFMRGR; via the coding sequence ATGAATGATGTCAGTTCCCCCCTGCGCCGCGTGATCCGTGAGCTGCCCGATGAGTTGATCAGCCAGATTGCGGCCGGCGAGGTGGTCGAGCGGCCGGCCTCGGTGGTGCGCGAGCTGGTGGACAACGCGCTGGACGCCGGCGCCACCCAGATCAGCCTGAAGCTGCAGGCCGGCGGCATACGCAGCATCGTCGTCGAGGACGACGGCGCGGGCATACCGGTCGAGGAACTGCCGCTGGCGCTGCGCCGCCACGCCACCAGCAAGATTGGCTCGCTGGACGATCTGGAGCATGTGGCGACAATGGGTTTTCGCGGCGAGGCGCTGGCCGCCATCTCCTCGGTGGCCGAGATGGCCATCGCCAGCCGCACCGCGCAGGACGCACACGCCAGCCGGCTCGACGCCCGCTCCGGTGAGTTGAGCCCCAGCGCCCGGGCGGTGGGCACCAGCGTCGAGGTGCGCGAGCTGTTCTTCAACACGCCGGCCCGGCGCAAATTCCTGAAGAGCGAATCGACCGAGTTGGCGCACTGCGTCGATGCGGTGCGCCGACATGCGCTGGCGCGACCCGATGTCAGTTTTGCCGTCTGGCACGAGGGCAAGCTGGTCGAGCAATGGCGGGCGGCGAGTTCACAGCAGCGCGTCAAGGACGTGCTGGGCAACGATTTCGAGGCCAGCAGCCGCGAGCTGATGCTGGAGCGCGGCCCTATGCGCGTGTTCGGCCGCGCCGGCCTGCCCGAGGCCTCGCGCAGCCGCGCCGACATGCAATACGTCTACGTCAACGGCCGTTTCGTGCGCGACAAGCTGATCGCCCACGGCATACGCTCGGCCTACGAAGACGTGCTGCACGGCAACCGCCAGCCGGCCTATGTGCTGTTCATCGACATCGCGCCGGAGCTTGTCGACGTCAATGTGCACCCGACCAAGATCGAGGTGCGCTTCCGCGATGGCCGCGAGGTGCATCAGCAGGTGCGCCATTCGGTGACCCAGGCGCTGGCCTTGTCGCGGGCACCGGCGGCAGACGCTGCTGCACCGGAGCAGGCCGCTTTTGCCGCGCCAGCCCCAGCTCAGTGGAACGTCGCCGAGCGCGCACCGCAGCACTGGGGCGCCAGCGCCACGCAGGCGGCCCTGGGCCTGGCCGATCTGGCCACGCTGTACGGCCAACAGCAGGCGCCCATCCCGGTGGCCAGGCCCCGTGCCGACGAGGACGAGGTGCAGCGCCCCCCGACTCTGCCCAGTCATGCGCCCAGCCCTGCCCTGGCCTCGGCCGCCGAAGGCAGCTGGCCGCTGGGCCGGGCCATCGCCCAGATCGGCGGCGTGTTCGTGCTGGCCGAGAATGCCCAGGGCCTGGTGATCGTGGACATGCACGCCGCCCATGAGCGCGTCGTCTACGAGCGGCTGAAGGCCAGCCTGGGCGCCGCACAGATCGAATCGCAGCCCTTGCTGATCCCCGTCAGCTTCGCCGCCACGCCGCAGGAGATCGCCACCGCCGAGGCCCATGCGGACAGCCTCTTGCGCCTGGGCCTGGACGTGGCGCCGCTCTCTAGCAAGGCGCTGGCCGTGCGTGCCCGCCCGGCGGCGCTGGCCGGCGGCGATGTGGTCGAACTGGCGCGCAGTGTGCTGGCCGAGCTGAGCCAGTTCGATGCCAGCCATGCGATAGAGCGCGCCCAGCACGAAATCCTGGCCACGATGGCCTGCCATGGCGCCGTGCGCGCCAACCGGCATTTGACCCTGGACGAGATGAATGGCCTCTTGCGCGACATGGAGCGCACCGAGCGCGCCGATCAGTGCAACCACGGCCGGCCGACCTGGCGCCAGCTGACGATGAAGGAGCTGGACGGGCTGTTTATGCGGGGCCGCTAG
- a CDS encoding pseudouridine synthase produces MATLTLKKKAAAVGKTFGRAPIRGRGLANPRPTIAQAQKERQEREERYQAQRRDAPQREPREFGRDAGAPPRPRPPGAHAPDRRDGPPPRRDEARGPHRHHEDPRGQDRSHAKPSSRFAHEDRPAAPQRDLRPGPRGYGPDPGRPREDRHPERSQERGPDSRGGFGAPRHEGPRAHNPHQGPAPAAKPQRNTGTSAGGIVRGSRGQDRGPARPDRPAREQRINEPGRPRQMPRAHQGAPLTPNEEGDRLSKRMGELGLASRREADDWIAAGWVKVDGKMAVLGQRVGRNVKIDIDPAARTQQAQQVTILLHKPIGYVSGQAEDGYEPASVLVQPQNRWDDDSSQVKYHEGHRRSLAPAGRLDIDSTGLLVLTQDGRVAKLLIGEDSTIEKEYLVRVEAVDPQGDELLSAEGLALLNHGLELDGEKLKPAKVSWINDDQLRFVLREGKKRQIRRMCELVGLKVVGLKRVRIGRINLGHLPVGQWRYLGPWERFD; encoded by the coding sequence ATGGCCACCCTCACACTCAAGAAAAAAGCCGCCGCCGTTGGCAAGACCTTTGGCCGCGCACCGATACGTGGCCGTGGCCTTGCCAATCCGCGCCCGACCATCGCCCAGGCGCAGAAAGAGCGCCAGGAGCGTGAAGAGCGCTACCAGGCGCAGCGCCGCGATGCGCCACAGCGTGAACCTCGCGAATTCGGCCGTGACGCTGGCGCACCGCCGCGTCCCCGCCCACCCGGCGCCCATGCGCCCGACCGCCGCGATGGCCCGCCACCGCGCCGCGACGAGGCCCGTGGCCCGCATCGCCACCATGAAGACCCGCGCGGCCAGGACCGCTCCCATGCCAAGCCCAGCAGCCGCTTCGCCCACGAAGACCGCCCGGCCGCGCCGCAGCGCGATCTGAGGCCCGGCCCGCGTGGCTATGGCCCCGATCCCGGCCGTCCGCGCGAGGACCGTCACCCGGAGCGCAGCCAGGAGCGCGGTCCGGACAGCCGTGGCGGCTTCGGCGCCCCGCGCCACGAAGGCCCGCGCGCCCACAACCCCCATCAAGGCCCCGCCCCCGCGGCCAAGCCGCAGCGCAACACCGGCACCAGTGCCGGTGGCATCGTGCGCGGCTCCCGCGGCCAGGACCGCGGTCCGGCGCGCCCTGATCGCCCCGCCCGCGAGCAGCGCATCAACGAGCCTGGCCGCCCCCGCCAGATGCCCCGCGCCCACCAGGGTGCGCCGCTGACGCCCAATGAGGAGGGCGACCGCCTGTCCAAGCGCATGGGCGAGCTGGGCCTGGCCTCGCGCCGCGAGGCCGATGACTGGATTGCCGCCGGCTGGGTCAAGGTCGACGGCAAGATGGCCGTGCTCGGCCAGCGCGTGGGCCGCAACGTCAAGATCGACATCGATCCCGCCGCCCGCACCCAGCAGGCCCAGCAGGTCACCATCCTGCTGCACAAGCCGATCGGCTATGTCAGCGGTCAGGCTGAGGACGGCTATGAGCCCGCCTCGGTGCTGGTGCAGCCGCAGAACCGCTGGGACGACGACAGCTCCCAGGTCAAGTACCACGAGGGCCACCGCCGCAGCCTGGCCCCAGCCGGCCGGCTGGACATCGACTCGACCGGCCTGCTGGTGCTGACGCAGGACGGCCGCGTCGCCAAGCTGCTGATAGGCGAGGACTCGACGATAGAAAAAGAGTATCTGGTGCGCGTGGAGGCGGTTGACCCGCAGGGCGACGAATTGCTGTCTGCCGAGGGCCTGGCTCTGCTGAACCATGGCCTGGAGCTGGACGGCGAGAAGCTCAAGCCGGCCAAGGTCAGCTGGATCAATGACGACCAGCTGCGCTTTGTGCTGCGCGAGGGCAAGAAGCGCCAGATCCGCCGCATGTGCGAGCTGGTCGGCCTGAAGGTGGTCGGCCTGAAGCGCGTGCGCATAGGCCGCATCAATCTGGGCCATCTGCCGGTCGGGCAATGGCGCTATCTGGGGCCTTGGGAGCGCTTTGATTGA
- a CDS encoding ABC transporter ATP-binding protein encodes MPLLDVKGLAKHYGASPVFESVDLQLQPGELVALLGESGVGKSTLLNCIAGLDTFDAGQVLLDGHDIGQISEQAQALLRRSHLGFVFQAFHVLPHLSVADNIALPLLLLKTPDPARVAQMLDAVGLSALGERMPRQLSGGQLQRVAIARALVHRPRLVLADEPTGNLDPDTAEQVLDLLKAQTLQEGAACLLVTHSQRAAARAQRVLRLHAHGVTEAQ; translated from the coding sequence ATGCCCTTGCTCGACGTGAAGGGGCTGGCCAAGCACTACGGCGCCAGCCCGGTGTTCGAATCGGTTGATTTGCAGCTGCAGCCCGGCGAGCTGGTGGCCCTGCTGGGGGAATCCGGGGTCGGCAAGTCCACCCTGCTGAATTGCATTGCGGGGCTGGACACGTTCGATGCCGGCCAGGTGCTGCTTGACGGCCATGACATCGGCCAGATCAGCGAGCAGGCCCAGGCGCTGTTGCGGCGCTCGCACCTCGGCTTTGTGTTCCAGGCCTTCCATGTGCTGCCGCACCTGAGCGTGGCCGACAACATTGCCCTGCCCCTGCTGCTGCTCAAAACACCCGATCCGGCGCGGGTGGCGCAGATGCTGGATGCGGTGGGCCTGAGCGCCCTGGGCGAGCGCATGCCGCGCCAGCTGTCCGGTGGCCAGCTGCAGCGCGTGGCCATTGCCCGTGCACTGGTGCACCGGCCGCGCCTGGTGCTGGCCGATGAGCCGACCGGCAATCTGGACCCCGACACCGCCGAGCAGGTGCTGGACCTGCTGAAGGCGCAGACCCTGCAGGAGGGCGCCGCCTGCCTGCTGGTGACCCATTCGCAGCGGGCAGCGGCGCGAGCACAGCGGGTGCTGCGCCTGCACGCCCACGGCGTGACCGAGGCCCAGTGA
- a CDS encoding multidrug effflux MFS transporter: protein MTAATAVLALALLLGLQPVTTDVYLPALPALRADLGAGMSAVQLTLSALMVCFGFGQLLLGPLADRIGRRPVLLAGLLLYTLAAALAALSPTIEMVILCRAVQGLGLAAAVVCARAMLRDLYEPQQGAQIMAKALTGLGVIAMLSPTLGGLVAAQLGWRAAMGVIAVFSACALLFIALRVPETLKLRNPQATRLRPLLAAWHQIAQHPTFVAYGLLTSLSYGALYSFLAGSSFIYIGLLGASRPHYGLLVGACSGIYVLGTLWCRSMLRRKTVPEAIARGACFTLAGAVAMALLALGGEASLMNVTAAQALFIFGHGVLQPCSQAGVVGPFPRHAGAASALSGFAIAATAFGVGAWLGVALDGRIAPWAWTIAAFAALSALTSWTLVQRLGRPAAANAASATT, encoded by the coding sequence ATGACCGCAGCCACGGCGGTCTTGGCCCTGGCCTTGCTGCTGGGCCTGCAACCGGTCACCACCGACGTCTATCTGCCTGCCCTGCCCGCGCTGCGCGCCGATCTCGGCGCGGGGATGAGCGCGGTGCAGCTGACCCTGTCGGCGCTGATGGTCTGCTTCGGTTTCGGGCAATTGCTGCTCGGGCCGCTGGCCGACCGCATCGGCCGCCGGCCGGTGCTGCTGGCCGGCCTGCTGCTGTACACGCTCGCCGCCGCGCTTGCCGCGCTGTCGCCCACGATAGAAATGGTCATCCTGTGCCGCGCCGTGCAGGGCCTGGGCCTGGCCGCGGCGGTGGTCTGTGCCCGGGCAATGCTGCGCGATCTGTACGAGCCGCAGCAGGGCGCACAAATCATGGCCAAGGCACTCACCGGTCTGGGCGTGATCGCGATGCTGAGCCCCACCCTGGGCGGACTGGTTGCGGCGCAATTGGGCTGGCGTGCGGCCATGGGTGTGATTGCCGTCTTCAGCGCCTGTGCACTGCTGTTCATCGCGCTGCGTGTGCCCGAGACGCTCAAGCTGCGCAATCCGCAGGCCACCCGGCTGCGGCCGCTGCTCGCCGCCTGGCACCAGATTGCCCAGCACCCGACCTTCGTCGCCTACGGCCTGCTGACCAGCCTCAGCTACGGCGCGTTGTACAGCTTTCTGGCCGGTTCGTCCTTCATCTATATAGGCCTGCTGGGTGCCTCGCGCCCGCACTACGGCCTGCTGGTCGGTGCCTGCTCGGGCATTTACGTGCTCGGCACGCTGTGGTGCCGGTCCATGTTGCGCCGCAAGACGGTGCCCGAGGCGATTGCCCGCGGCGCCTGCTTCACGCTGGCCGGCGCCGTGGCGATGGCGCTGCTGGCGCTTGGCGGCGAAGCCAGCCTGATGAATGTCACGGCCGCCCAGGCACTGTTCATCTTCGGCCATGGTGTGTTGCAGCCCTGCTCGCAGGCCGGCGTGGTCGGGCCCTTCCCGCGACATGCCGGTGCGGCGTCGGCGCTGTCCGGCTTTGCGATTGCCGCCACGGCGTTCGGCGTCGGCGCCTGGCTCGGTGTGGCGCTGGACGGCCGCATCGCCCCCTGGGCCTGGACCATCGCTGCCTTCGCCGCCCTGAGCGCACTGACGTCCTGGACTCTGGTGCAGCGCCTGGGCCGCCCCGCTGCTGCAAACGCAGCCTCTGCAACCACCTGA
- a CDS encoding ABC transporter permease: protein MKLLPWSWLRQLSWPAARQHPWRQAMAVVAIGLGVALAFAVHLINASALAEFASAVRSVNGQPDLVLRGAAGGFDEQLYARVAAHPDVALASPAVEVQTYALDGTGQRFALRLLGLDPLLAAQLSPGLMPLPAAGRASSPAALFAPDALYLNPAASARLGAAAQSLKAQFGDRLLPLTIAGSIAADGAPLAVMDIADVQLRFGRLGRLDSIDLRLRPGADPARLLQDLALPAGVRAARPDEAVQRISNLSRAYRVNLTVLALVALFTGTFLVFSVLSLSVAQRLPQLALLGVLGLSSAERLQMILLETFALGLIGSTLGVALGTGLAATALHLLGGDLGSGMLGGAQPRLQFSAWTAVAYGSLGVLAALVGGYLPARWAQGMAPAQVLKGLGQTDASRHLSWLGPVLLLLGAGLAQLPPWHELPLAAYGAVAALLIGGILCVPEGVALLLRLAPKPRHALALLALQRARDQRHSATVAVAGVVVSLSLAVALTVMVGSFRGSIMLWLDTVLPAELYARTADRSAANDTAFLPPAFVEAARRLPGVTRVEAQRTVQLQLDPQRPGVVLIAKPLDATDPRLPLVGPLLAARPGLPSVYVSEAMVTLYQARPGAAFKLPLRAEQAPVEVWVRGVWRDYARQHGSVMMDAAEFLRLTGDTRSNDIALWLAPGAAMAPVQAGLRALLPDPSLIEFASAREIREMSLKIFDRSFAVTYWLQAVAIAIGLFGIAASHSAQVLARRKEFGLLAHLGVTKGQILALVAMEGAVWTLVGTVLGLALGLLVSMVLVFVVNPQSFNWTMELHVPWGRLAVLAAAVLLAGTVTGVLAGRSAARRDLAQSVKEDW, encoded by the coding sequence GTGAAGCTCCTGCCCTGGAGCTGGCTGCGCCAGCTGTCCTGGCCGGCGGCACGCCAGCATCCCTGGCGCCAGGCCATGGCCGTCGTCGCCATCGGGCTCGGCGTGGCACTGGCCTTTGCCGTGCACCTGATCAATGCCTCGGCGCTGGCGGAATTCGCCTCGGCCGTGCGTTCGGTCAACGGTCAGCCGGACCTGGTGCTGCGCGGGGCGGCCGGTGGCTTCGACGAACAGCTGTACGCCCGCGTGGCGGCCCATCCCGACGTCGCGCTGGCCTCGCCGGCTGTCGAGGTGCAGACCTATGCCCTTGACGGCACCGGTCAGCGCTTTGCGCTGCGCCTGCTCGGGCTGGACCCGCTGCTGGCGGCCCAGCTGTCGCCCGGGCTGATGCCCCTGCCCGCAGCCGGCCGCGCGAGCAGCCCTGCCGCCTTGTTCGCACCGGATGCGCTGTATCTCAACCCTGCCGCCAGCGCCAGGCTGGGTGCCGCGGCCCAGTCGCTGAAGGCCCAGTTTGGCGACCGGTTGCTGCCGCTGACCATCGCCGGCAGCATCGCCGCCGACGGCGCGCCACTGGCGGTGATGGACATTGCCGACGTTCAGCTGCGCTTCGGTCGCCTGGGTCGGCTGGACAGCATCGATCTGCGGCTGCGCCCCGGCGCCGATCCGGCCCGCCTGCTGCAAGACCTGGCCCTGCCCGCCGGCGTGCGTGCGGCCAGGCCCGACGAGGCGGTGCAGCGCATCTCCAATCTGTCGCGGGCCTATCGCGTCAACCTGACCGTGCTGGCCCTGGTGGCCCTGTTCACCGGCACCTTTCTGGTGTTCTCGGTGCTGTCGCTGTCGGTGGCGCAGCGGCTGCCGCAGCTGGCCCTGCTGGGTGTGCTGGGCCTGTCCTCGGCCGAGCGGCTGCAGATGATTCTGCTGGAGACTTTTGCGCTGGGCCTGATCGGCAGCACGCTGGGCGTGGCCCTGGGCACGGGCCTGGCCGCGACGGCACTGCATCTGCTCGGTGGCGACCTGGGCAGCGGCATGCTCGGCGGCGCCCAGCCTCGGCTGCAGTTCAGTGCCTGGACGGCGGTCGCCTACGGCAGCCTGGGCGTGCTGGCAGCTCTTGTCGGCGGCTATCTGCCGGCGCGCTGGGCCCAGGGCATGGCGCCGGCCCAGGTGCTCAAGGGCCTGGGCCAGACCGATGCCTCACGCCACCTCAGCTGGCTGGGGCCGGTGCTGTTGCTGCTGGGTGCCGGCCTGGCCCAGCTGCCGCCCTGGCATGAGTTGCCGCTGGCCGCCTACGGCGCGGTGGCGGCGCTGCTGATCGGTGGCATTCTGTGCGTGCCCGAGGGGGTGGCCCTGCTGCTGCGCCTCGCGCCCAAGCCCCGCCATGCACTGGCCCTGCTGGCGCTGCAGCGCGCCCGCGACCAGCGCCACAGCGCCACGGTGGCGGTGGCCGGCGTGGTCGTCAGCCTCAGCCTGGCGGTGGCGCTGACGGTGATGGTGGGCAGCTTTCGCGGCTCCATCATGCTGTGGCTGGACACCGTGCTGCCGGCCGAGCTCTATGCCCGTACCGCCGACCGCAGCGCCGCCAATGACACCGCCTTTCTGCCGCCGGCCTTCGTCGAAGCCGCGCGACGCCTGCCCGGTGTGACGCGGGTCGAGGCCCAGCGCACGGTGCAGCTGCAGCTGGACCCGCAACGCCCCGGCGTGGTGCTGATCGCCAAGCCGCTGGATGCCACCGACCCGCGGCTGCCCCTGGTCGGCCCGTTGTTGGCGGCCCGGCCGGGCCTGCCCTCGGTCTATGTCAGCGAGGCCATGGTCACGCTGTACCAGGCGCGGCCTGGCGCCGCATTCAAACTGCCGCTGCGTGCCGAACAGGCACCGGTCGAGGTCTGGGTGCGCGGCGTCTGGCGTGACTATGCCCGCCAGCACGGCTCGGTGATGATGGACGCGGCTGAGTTCCTGCGCCTCACGGGCGACACCCGCAGCAACGACATCGCCCTGTGGCTGGCGCCGGGCGCAGCGATGGCACCCGTGCAGGCCGGCCTGCGCGCGCTACTGCCCGATCCCTCGCTGATCGAGTTCGCCTCGGCACGCGAGATCCGCGAGATGTCGCTGAAGATCTTCGACCGCAGCTTTGCCGTCACCTACTGGCTGCAGGCGGTGGCCATCGCCATCGGTCTGTTCGGCATTGCCGCCAGCCATTCGGCCCAGGTGCTGGCGCGGCGCAAGGAGTTCGGCCTGCTCGCCCATCTGGGTGTGACCAAGGGCCAGATCCTGGCCCTGGTGGCCATGGAGGGTGCAGTCTGGACGCTGGTGGGCACGGTACTGGGCCTGGCCCTGGGCCTGCTCGTCAGCATGGTGCTGGTCTTCGTCGTCAACCCGCAGAGCTTCAACTGGACGATGGAGCTGCATGTGCCCTGGGGCCGCCTGGCCGTGCTGGCCGCCGCCGTGCTGCTGGCCGGTACGGTGACCGGTGTGCTGGCAGGGCGCAGCGCCGCACGGCGCGATCTGGCGCAATCGGTCAAGGAGGACTGGTGA
- a CDS encoding DedA family protein, which translates to MEILSLAIDFILHVDRYLITFVAAYGAWVYALLFLIIFVETGLVVMPFLPGDSLLFIVGAMCGTGLLELPIAMGLMAVAAVAGNQTNYTIGRFFGPKVFQWEQSRFFNRQAFLQAHEFYERHGGITIVIARFMPFVRTFAPFVAGVAQMTRRKFTLYDVTGGLLWVVGITSLGYAFGNVPWVKQHLEKIIWAMIVIPGLIAIYGGWKAKRKGAAAAT; encoded by the coding sequence ATGGAAATACTCAGCCTCGCCATCGACTTCATCCTCCACGTGGATCGCTACCTGATCACCTTCGTGGCCGCCTACGGGGCCTGGGTCTATGCCCTGCTGTTCCTGATCATCTTCGTCGAGACCGGGCTGGTGGTGATGCCCTTTCTGCCGGGCGACTCGCTGCTCTTCATCGTCGGCGCGATGTGCGGCACCGGCCTGCTGGAGTTGCCCATCGCGATGGGCCTGATGGCCGTGGCGGCGGTGGCCGGCAACCAGACCAATTACACGATAGGCCGCTTCTTCGGCCCCAAGGTCTTCCAGTGGGAGCAGTCGCGCTTCTTCAACCGCCAGGCCTTTCTGCAGGCTCACGAGTTCTACGAACGCCATGGCGGCATCACCATCGTGATCGCGCGCTTCATGCCTTTCGTGCGCACCTTCGCACCCTTTGTGGCCGGTGTGGCCCAGATGACGCGGCGCAAGTTCACGCTCTACGACGTGACCGGCGGCCTGCTGTGGGTGGTGGGCATCACCAGCCTGGGCTATGCCTTCGGCAATGTGCCCTGGGTCAAGCAGCACCTGGAGAAGATCATCTGGGCAATGATCGTCATCCCCGGGCTGATCGCGATCTACGGCGGCTGGAAGGCCAAGCGCAAGGGCGCCGCCGCTGCGACCTAA